The DNA segment AAAAAATTCTTCCGAAGCAATCTGCTCCTCTAACTGAATGTGAAGCAAGAGATTGCTTCGTTTGTAACAGCAAGAAGAAAAACTCGCAAAGACATGTTTTTTGAATTCTGCTGAAAAACACTCAGTTATGCAGAACTCATTTCTGTGAAAAGAAAGGAGCAAAAAAGTGGATAAAATAATTTTCCGAAAATACAACAAAGAAAAAGACAAAAACGCAGTTCATCGCATCTGGAAAGAAGTGGGCTGGCTGGAAAAAGGCAAAGAAAAAGTAATGGATCTGATGCTGAAACCGGCAAATGTTCTGGTCGCAGAGATAAACAGGGAGATCGAAGTGCTGGCAAAAACGGTTCCCGGCACGATAAAATATCTCGATGAGGAATTGAAATTTTCCGGAGTAACAGCAGTTACGACCAGCAGGATCGCCCGTAAAAAAGGTTTAGCATCGAAACTGACAGCTCGCGTTATTGCCGAATCTGCTGAAAAAGGTGCTTTAGTTTCCGGATTGGGAATTTTCGAGCAGGGATTTTATGATAAACTCGGTTATGGAAGCGGATGTTACGAGCATATCATTTACTTTGATCCTGCCGACCTGAAAGCGAATTCTGATTTTCGTATTCCCAAAAGATTGACCAAAAAGGATTGGAAAGTCATTTATAAATCGCGTATAAGCCGGAAAAGATTTCACGGTGCTATTAATTTCGGTAAACCGGAAACAACTCATGCTGAAATGATCTGGGATGATAAGAATTTCGGTCTCGGTTATTTTGATGGAAAAAATGGAGAATTGACGCATCATATCTGGTTTTATGTCAAAGATGTGGAACAAGGTCCTTATTGGATCAACTGGATGTGTTATCAGAATTCTGCTCAGTTTTTGGAATTACTGGCTTTGATCCGCAGTCTTGGAGATCAGGTCAGGTTGGTCAGTTTTATCGA comes from the Candidatus Cloacimonadota bacterium genome and includes:
- a CDS encoding GNAT family N-acetyltransferase: MDKIIFRKYNKEKDKNAVHRIWKEVGWLEKGKEKVMDLMLKPANVLVAEINREIEVLAKTVPGTIKYLDEELKFSGVTAVTTSRIARKKGLASKLTARVIAESAEKGALVSGLGIFEQGFYDKLGYGSGCYEHIIYFDPADLKANSDFRIPKRLTKKDWKVIYKSRISRKRFHGAINFGKPETTHAEMIWDDKNFGLGYFDGKNGELTHHIWFYVKDVEQGPYWINWMCYQNSAQFLELLALIRSLGDQVRLVSFIEPPNIQMQDFRKQPFRFRQLTEKSKFENKMKATAFWQMRICSLEKCL